A region of Paenibacillus thiaminolyticus DNA encodes the following proteins:
- a CDS encoding alpha/beta hydrolase yields MKKKMVTGFISLIVFIIVILTAGSFYFYHVAIARASKDFLSDNPDLKTSPELEESKETRRADKEWWNNQSFERWEMDSDDGIHLKAYYLPASKPSDKTVIIAHGYSGNATQMSGYARMYHDKLGYNILLPDARGHGESEGHYIGFGWPERKDYLKWIQRVLDANGTNSQIVLHGVSMGGATVMMTSGEDLPPNVKAIVEDCGYTSVKDQLSFQLRRMYHLPAFPIVDTTSLLTRLRAGYFFGEASALEQVKKSKTPTLFIHGANDTFVPTEMVHKVYENCPAEKELFIVPKAGHGEAYRMDRETYEKTVSGFIGRFVT; encoded by the coding sequence TTGAAGAAAAAAATGGTGACAGGCTTTATTTCCTTAATTGTATTTATCATTGTCATCCTTACCGCGGGGAGCTTTTACTTTTATCACGTGGCAATTGCGCGCGCTTCGAAGGACTTTTTGAGCGATAATCCCGACCTGAAAACCAGTCCGGAGCTGGAGGAATCGAAGGAAACCAGGCGGGCGGACAAGGAATGGTGGAACAACCAAAGCTTTGAGCGCTGGGAGATGGACTCGGATGACGGCATTCATCTGAAGGCGTATTATTTACCGGCATCCAAGCCGTCGGACAAAACAGTCATCATCGCGCACGGATATTCCGGGAACGCCACGCAAATGAGCGGTTACGCCAGAATGTACCACGATAAATTAGGCTACAACATCCTGCTCCCCGATGCTCGGGGGCATGGGGAAAGCGAAGGCCATTATATCGGTTTCGGCTGGCCCGAGCGTAAGGATTATTTGAAATGGATTCAGAGGGTTCTGGACGCGAATGGGACGAATTCGCAAATCGTTCTCCACGGCGTGTCGATGGGAGGGGCAACCGTGATGATGACCAGCGGCGAGGATTTGCCGCCGAACGTGAAAGCCATCGTCGAAGACTGCGGTTATACCTCCGTGAAGGATCAGCTTTCCTTCCAGCTGCGGCGCATGTATCATCTTCCGGCATTTCCGATCGTGGATACTACCAGCCTGTTGACCAGGCTGCGGGCTGGTTACTTTTTCGGAGAAGCCTCCGCGCTGGAGCAGGTGAAAAAGTCGAAAACGCCGACTCTCTTCATTCATGGGGCCAACGATACGTTCGTGCCGACGGAGATGGTGCATAAAGTTTACGAAAATTGCCCAGCCGAGAAAGAGCTATTCATCGTTCCGAAAGCCGGACATGGAGAAGCATACCGGATGGATCGGGAAACGTACGAAAAAACTGTGTCCGGGTTCATCGGAAGGTTCGTAACCTGA
- a CDS encoding ABC transporter ATP-binding protein: MKPIVQAFNIFKGYETEGEHLGILKGISAAFHKGEVISIMGPSGSGKSTFLGILGTLDLPTNGHLFIQSQDVTHLTETQLASYRANKIGFVFQSYNLISTMTALENVMLPMMSTKGKNRRQMQQRARELLELVGMKERMHHLPTRLSGGQQQRVAIARALANDPLVVIADEPTGNLDRKTGELILDLIFSLRDRLHMTFILATHDSHVASMSDRVIHLSDGMIQQEIVNFQKRT, from the coding sequence ATGAAACCAATCGTACAAGCCTTCAACATCTTCAAAGGTTATGAAACTGAAGGAGAACATCTGGGTATCCTCAAAGGGATCAGCGCCGCCTTCCACAAAGGTGAAGTTATAAGCATCATGGGTCCAAGCGGCAGCGGAAAATCAACATTCTTGGGAATATTAGGGACCTTGGATCTTCCTACAAATGGACATCTGTTCATCCAAAGTCAGGATGTGACCCATCTAACGGAGACACAGTTGGCCAGCTACCGGGCGAACAAGATCGGGTTTGTCTTTCAATCCTACAACCTGATCTCCACGATGACCGCTCTCGAGAATGTCATGCTTCCCATGATGTCCACCAAAGGAAAAAACCGCCGGCAAATGCAGCAACGGGCCAGGGAGCTGTTGGAGCTCGTCGGCATGAAGGAGCGCATGCATCACTTGCCTACACGCTTATCGGGTGGGCAGCAGCAGCGCGTGGCCATAGCTCGCGCGCTTGCCAATGATCCGTTGGTTGTCATCGCTGATGAGCCTACCGGAAATCTGGACCGGAAGACAGGAGAGCTCATCCTGGATCTGATCTTTTCTCTTCGCGATCGCTTACATATGACGTTTATCCTGGCCACTCATGATTCGCATGTAGCCAGTATGTCGGATCGGGTAATCCATCTCTCGGACGGCATGATTCAGCAGGAAATCGTTAATTTCCAGAAAAGGACGTGA
- a CDS encoding AraC family transcriptional regulator translates to MQIKNFKIDHNLRELTEHRTVELPIACYETTINQNINGYIPLHWHDEFQFVLIRKGEAVFQINEEKLAVQEGEGLFINSGCLHMAEDKHHSGCVYLCLNVSPQFVLPQELNANYVYPYLHATNLPYVYLNAHEPWGNNILDAISKIHQWITQKTPYYEIDINLQLTFIWKNLIVNGFPLEYDQTAMVKSERMKQMLQWIHLHYAENIRLDDIARAGQLSRSECCRYFKRMLKTTPLSYVLAYRIQKSLVLLQHADANVTEVSYQVGFNSTSYFIDKFRQTMNMTPFAYKKSSLNKEQPESRGIINEQEYTLHSLEHRKKEIR, encoded by the coding sequence GTGCAAATTAAAAATTTCAAGATTGACCACAACTTGAGAGAGCTGACCGAGCATCGCACAGTGGAATTGCCGATTGCCTGTTATGAGACAACGATTAACCAAAATATCAATGGTTATATACCGCTTCATTGGCATGATGAATTTCAATTTGTGCTGATCCGCAAAGGCGAAGCCGTCTTTCAAATCAATGAAGAAAAATTAGCGGTTCAAGAAGGAGAGGGGCTCTTCATCAACAGCGGCTGTCTTCATATGGCTGAAGATAAGCATCACTCGGGCTGCGTTTATCTCTGTTTAAACGTATCCCCGCAATTCGTGCTGCCGCAAGAGCTTAATGCGAACTATGTGTATCCTTACCTACATGCGACGAATTTGCCATACGTATACTTGAATGCACATGAGCCGTGGGGGAACAACATTTTAGATGCCATCAGCAAAATTCATCAATGGATTACACAGAAAACGCCTTACTATGAAATCGACATCAACCTGCAGCTCACGTTCATCTGGAAAAACTTAATCGTGAATGGCTTTCCGTTAGAATATGATCAGACGGCCATGGTCAAGAGTGAGCGAATGAAGCAAATGTTACAATGGATACACCTCCACTATGCGGAGAACATCAGGCTGGACGACATTGCCAGAGCGGGTCAATTAAGCCGTTCCGAATGCTGCCGGTATTTTAAGCGAATGCTGAAAACAACGCCGTTGAGCTACGTGCTAGCTTATAGAATTCAAAAAAGCTTAGTCTTATTGCAGCACGCCGACGCCAATGTGACGGAAGTTTCCTATCAAGTCGGATTTAACAGCACGAGTTACTTCATTGATAAATTCCGGCAGACGATGAACATGACCCCGTTCGCCTACAAAAAATCGAGCTTAAACAAAGAACAACCGGAATCGCGAGGCATAATTAATGAACAGGAGTACACGCTACATTCATTAGAACATAGGAAAAAGGAGATACGATGA
- a CDS encoding GNAT family N-acetyltransferase, with the protein MIYRKAEKTIETDRLLLRLFKESDAQNVTELCNNYNIYKSTLTLPFPYTLDCALSWIANHEQNFESDRMYEFAVTDKNSGQLYGAIAISNHKPYKNGEIAYWIGEQYWGKGYGTEAAKAVIEFVFKEKNYHRVYARYLKSNPASGKIMEKCGMTYEGTLKDHVYKNDSFEDLVYYGIINPMK; encoded by the coding sequence ATGATTTATCGTAAAGCAGAAAAAACAATAGAAACGGATCGATTACTTCTACGTCTATTTAAAGAATCGGATGCACAAAATGTTACTGAATTATGTAATAATTATAATATATACAAAAGCACATTGACTTTACCATTTCCCTATACTTTAGACTGTGCTCTATCCTGGATTGCAAATCATGAGCAAAACTTTGAATCAGACCGAATGTATGAATTCGCTGTAACCGACAAAAATAGCGGACAGTTATACGGCGCTATTGCTATTTCCAATCATAAACCATACAAAAACGGTGAAATTGCTTACTGGATAGGAGAGCAATATTGGGGGAAGGGATATGGAACCGAAGCAGCCAAAGCAGTGATCGAATTTGTATTTAAAGAGAAGAATTACCATCGCGTTTATGCACGTTATCTTAAATCGAATCCCGCATCCGGAAAGATCATGGAAAAGTGCGGAATGACATACGAAGGTACTCTAAAAGATCATGTTTATAAAAACGATTCTTTCGAGGATCTTGTTTATTATGGAATTATTAATCCGATGAAATAA
- a CDS encoding DsbA family oxidoreductase → MKVEIWSDVACPFCYIGKHRFEEALSQFGHGDKVEVIYRSFQLDPNAEKHPTKDAYTAIAEKYGVSREQSIAMHEDIVRQGKEAGIDYQFDSMIMTNTMDAHRLIHFAGQYGKREKVAELLFKAYFTDGKNVSEKDTLLAVAAEAGLEREAAASMLESEQFTFEVEEEMREANQLGCRGVPFFVFNRKYAVGGAQKPEMFLEVLDKAWREENPLTVLTPEGGEGLCTDDSCGIGEK, encoded by the coding sequence ATGAAAGTGGAGATATGGTCGGACGTTGCATGTCCATTTTGTTATATCGGGAAGCACCGGTTCGAAGAAGCGTTGAGCCAGTTCGGGCACGGGGATAAGGTGGAGGTCATTTACCGCAGCTTCCAGCTCGACCCGAATGCGGAGAAGCATCCAACGAAGGATGCGTATACGGCAATCGCCGAGAAATACGGTGTCAGCCGAGAGCAGTCGATCGCCATGCACGAGGATATTGTCCGTCAAGGCAAGGAAGCGGGGATCGATTATCAATTCGATTCGATGATTATGACCAATACGATGGATGCGCACCGCCTGATTCATTTCGCCGGACAGTACGGGAAGCGGGAAAAGGTGGCCGAATTGCTGTTCAAGGCGTACTTCACCGATGGGAAAAATGTCAGCGAGAAGGATACGCTGCTTGCCGTTGCCGCCGAAGCGGGACTGGAGCGGGAAGCGGCCGCGTCGATGCTGGAGAGTGAGCAATTCACCTTCGAGGTCGAAGAGGAGATGCGCGAAGCGAACCAACTAGGCTGCCGCGGCGTGCCGTTCTTCGTCTTCAACCGGAAGTATGCGGTAGGCGGTGCCCAGAAGCCGGAGATGTTCCTCGAAGTGCTGGACAAAGCATGGAGGGAAGAGAACCCGTTGACGGTATTGACTCCGGAAGGCGGCGAAGGGTTGTGCACGGACGATTCATGCGGGATTGGGGAAAAATAA
- a CDS encoding aspartyl-phosphate phosphatase Spo0E family protein, producing the protein MNHQPVYKGDLIPFTYSYEKAGCLIEIIESTRQELIETATEKKCLTDETVVRLSQKLDTYLLEFQRRSCG; encoded by the coding sequence ATGAACCATCAACCGGTATACAAAGGCGATTTAATCCCTTTTACTTATAGCTATGAGAAAGCTGGCTGTTTAATTGAAATCATTGAGAGCACCCGACAGGAGCTTATAGAAACGGCCACGGAAAAAAAGTGTCTTACCGATGAAACCGTTGTAAGATTAAGCCAAAAGTTGGACACATACCTTTTGGAGTTTCAAAGAAGGAGCTGCGGCTAG
- a CDS encoding transcriptional regulator, with amino-acid sequence MNTGAVKPKSLGELIKHYRQMNSEIADQYTEIEHKPEVIYSILQTELGTLEHPSLIPEIAAKFLELSNGMEGVKELCRVTDSIDDTAIQLAVYNLIIDYSRSHGMMPYIAKGLYRKYMIERNDFSKLKETYQLGKCALDYVQFLSDKERIIFYYSIGVHADSLMNYDDSVPYMKYVVENDNSEDGAYRANAYLSLCNSSYNTGDYRASQVYLNEYSKYSFSYVADNVHFMSACIDGKMGNVDSSISKLRSYLQNTSEYNLIYAVAELLDQYLQKKDFHSAKKLLVYEEQMVKSLEDMRTTPFKRALLARFYKNMGDILYHEDMDKSLEYYKKSVLEYAGIGQYDNSLHSLSYIFQAIAKGVIVDKETLKELDSAIKSVGQLLWSRSAYLVEMASRCSWEVAR; translated from the coding sequence GTGAATACCGGTGCTGTAAAGCCTAAAAGCTTGGGGGAGTTAATTAAGCATTATCGGCAAATGAATAGCGAAATTGCAGATCAGTATACTGAGATTGAGCATAAACCTGAAGTCATATACTCTATTTTACAGACCGAATTGGGAACACTCGAGCATCCATCATTAATACCCGAAATAGCCGCCAAATTTCTTGAATTATCAAATGGCATGGAGGGAGTAAAAGAGCTGTGCAGAGTAACAGACTCGATAGATGATACCGCCATTCAATTAGCCGTGTACAACTTAATTATTGATTACTCTCGCTCTCATGGAATGATGCCCTATATTGCCAAGGGATTATACCGAAAATACATGATCGAACGAAATGATTTCAGTAAATTGAAAGAAACCTATCAACTGGGTAAGTGTGCATTGGACTATGTACAGTTTCTGAGCGACAAAGAACGAATTATATTTTATTATTCAATAGGTGTTCATGCTGACAGCTTAATGAACTATGATGACTCTGTACCCTATATGAAATATGTGGTGGAGAACGATAACTCAGAAGATGGTGCATATAGAGCGAATGCTTATCTTAGCCTATGCAATTCTTCCTATAATACTGGTGATTACAGGGCGAGCCAGGTATATCTAAATGAGTACAGTAAGTACTCTTTTTCGTATGTAGCCGATAATGTGCATTTTATGTCGGCTTGTATAGATGGCAAGATGGGGAACGTGGATAGTTCGATTTCCAAGTTGCGTTCTTATTTACAAAATACTTCTGAATACAACCTTATTTATGCTGTTGCTGAACTACTTGATCAATATTTACAAAAAAAAGACTTTCATTCAGCAAAGAAGCTTCTTGTCTATGAAGAACAAATGGTGAAGTCGCTGGAGGATATGCGCACAACGCCTTTTAAACGAGCGCTGTTAGCTCGTTTTTACAAGAATATGGGGGATATCTTGTATCACGAAGATATGGACAAATCGTTGGAATATTACAAGAAAAGCGTTTTGGAATATGCGGGGATCGGGCAGTATGACAATTCGCTGCATAGTCTTAGCTATATTTTTCAGGCCATTGCGAAAGGTGTCATAGTAGATAAGGAGACCTTAAAAGAACTTGATTCCGCCATAAAATCAGTGGGACAACTCTTATGGTCCAGATCAGCATATCTGGTAGAGATGGCATCGCGGTGTTCATGGGAAGTAGCCAGATGA
- a CDS encoding antibiotic biosynthesis monooxygenase family protein, whose amino-acid sequence MSGIAQTPQPPYYAVIFTSERTAEHHGYAEMAEEMVKLASLQPGFLGVESAREGVGITVSYWDSLEAIRKWKQNERHLVAQRKGMAEWYRTYKTRVCKVERDYGFEAPNAK is encoded by the coding sequence ATGAGCGGGATTGCCCAAACCCCACAGCCACCATACTATGCAGTTATTTTCACTTCTGAACGAACAGCTGAGCATCATGGTTATGCTGAAATGGCCGAGGAAATGGTAAAGCTTGCATCGCTACAACCGGGGTTCCTGGGTGTGGAAAGCGCGCGGGAAGGTGTAGGCATCACGGTGTCTTATTGGGATTCTCTCGAAGCGATCCGAAAATGGAAGCAAAACGAGAGACATCTCGTTGCGCAGCGTAAAGGAATGGCAGAATGGTACCGAACCTATAAAACGAGAGTGTGCAAGGTCGAGCGCGATTACGGATTTGAAGCGCCGAATGCGAAGTGA
- a CDS encoding DMT family transporter: MRKTNTRRMGLFLVITGAILWGIGGTVAQKLFQQFAIEVNWLVTTRLLIAGVLLLTVQFCRKERSQILGVWKNRKTACRLIIFGLFGMLAVQYTYMASIQHGNAAVATLLQYLAPVMIILYSLIRRQSVLTRQDVLTVSLALAGCFFLLTNGSISQLSVPAPAIVWGVLSGVALAFYTLYAVPLLAQYDSLVIVGWAMVLGGVALSFIHPPWRMDFHSLTAEAYGYLFFVIIFGTMLAFWFYIESLQSLLPKETSLLGSLEPLAAVFATVLWLNEPFGWFQWVGAACILGMILILALKKESASAQAKPKEMKSPDIKGFTRGSGS; the protein is encoded by the coding sequence ATGAGGAAGACAAATACGAGAAGAATGGGGTTATTTCTAGTTATCACAGGGGCAATCCTGTGGGGCATCGGAGGAACAGTTGCCCAAAAACTGTTTCAACAATTCGCCATTGAGGTCAATTGGCTTGTCACGACTCGCTTGCTTATCGCTGGCGTTCTCCTGTTAACCGTTCAGTTCTGCCGAAAAGAACGTTCACAGATTTTAGGGGTATGGAAAAATAGAAAGACTGCTTGTCGGCTCATTATTTTCGGATTATTCGGCATGCTTGCGGTTCAATACACCTATATGGCCTCCATTCAACATGGCAATGCGGCCGTTGCCACGCTGTTGCAGTATTTAGCACCGGTCATGATCATTCTGTACTCCCTGATTCGCAGACAATCCGTTCTAACGCGGCAGGATGTGCTTACCGTTTCTCTTGCTTTGGCAGGCTGCTTCTTTTTGTTGACAAATGGTTCAATCTCTCAGCTGTCGGTGCCGGCACCTGCCATCGTATGGGGTGTGTTATCTGGAGTCGCGCTGGCCTTTTATACTTTATATGCGGTTCCGTTGCTCGCGCAGTATGATTCCCTTGTCATTGTCGGCTGGGCGATGGTCTTGGGCGGTGTCGCCTTAAGCTTCATCCATCCGCCATGGCGCATGGACTTCCACAGCTTAACGGCCGAAGCTTATGGCTATTTGTTTTTTGTTATTATTTTCGGTACGATGCTTGCATTTTGGTTCTATATCGAAAGCTTGCAAAGTCTGTTGCCAAAAGAAACAAGCCTTCTCGGCAGCTTAGAGCCATTGGCGGCTGTATTCGCAACCGTCTTGTGGCTGAATGAACCGTTCGGATGGTTCCAATGGGTCGGCGCCGCCTGTATCCTGGGCATGATCTTGATATTGGCCTTGAAAAAAGAATCGGCTTCCGCTCAAGCGAAGCCAAAGGAAATGAAAAGTCCAGATATAAAAGGATTCACAAGAGGCAGCGGTTCCTGA
- a CDS encoding protein adenylyltransferase SelO, whose product MTENRAIPEGWNFDNSYARLPQLFFTRQNPTPVRSPKLIIFNEKLAESLGLNAQALHSDDGAAVFAGNRIPEGAAPLAQAYAGHQFGHFTMLGDGRALLLGEQMTPMKERFDIQWKGSGRTPYSRRGDGRAALGPMLREYIISEAMHGLGIATTSSLAVVTTGEPVYRETELPGAVLTRVAASHLRVGTFEYAAEWGTVEDLRALADYAWQRHFPEADEGENRYLSLLREVGKRQAGLIAQWMLAGFIHGVMNTDNMTISGETIDYGPCAFMDAYDPATVFSSIDVQGRYAYGNQPYMAAWNLARLAEALLPLLHDQQEQAVEQAEKEIAAFTKLYQRHWLAGMRAKLGLFNEEAEDEALIEELLELMEKHSADYTNTFRTLTLGESEESGLFGTGEYAQWHERWQARRGRQEETPDSSHQLMRNSNPAVIPRNHRVEEALEAAVEQGDYSVMERLLAVLANPYAYSPEQAEYATLPDPSSCPYRTFCGT is encoded by the coding sequence ATGACAGAGAATAGAGCAATCCCGGAAGGATGGAACTTCGATAACAGTTATGCTCGACTGCCGCAGTTATTCTTTACGAGGCAGAATCCTACCCCAGTGCGGTCGCCGAAGCTGATTATTTTTAACGAAAAGCTGGCGGAATCCCTTGGGCTGAATGCCCAGGCACTGCACAGCGATGACGGAGCGGCGGTGTTCGCCGGCAACCGGATTCCCGAGGGAGCCGCGCCGCTTGCCCAGGCTTATGCGGGGCATCAGTTCGGGCATTTTACGATGCTGGGGGACGGACGGGCGCTGCTGCTCGGCGAGCAGATGACGCCCATGAAGGAGCGGTTTGACATTCAATGGAAGGGCTCGGGCAGGACGCCCTACTCCCGCCGAGGCGATGGCCGCGCGGCTCTAGGGCCGATGCTGCGCGAATATATCATCAGCGAAGCCATGCATGGACTTGGCATTGCGACCACCAGCAGCCTGGCCGTCGTGACGACCGGCGAGCCGGTGTACCGCGAGACCGAGCTGCCTGGCGCGGTGTTGACCCGCGTGGCTGCCAGTCATCTGCGCGTGGGCACATTCGAGTACGCTGCGGAATGGGGCACGGTTGAAGATCTGAGAGCTCTGGCCGATTATGCCTGGCAGAGACATTTTCCGGAAGCTGATGAGGGCGAGAACCGTTATCTATCCCTGCTCAGGGAAGTCGGCAAGCGCCAGGCCGGATTGATTGCCCAATGGATGCTCGCGGGCTTCATTCACGGGGTGATGAACACCGATAATATGACGATTAGCGGCGAGACTATTGATTACGGGCCATGCGCCTTCATGGATGCCTATGATCCGGCGACGGTATTCAGTTCCATTGACGTTCAGGGCCGCTATGCTTACGGCAATCAGCCGTATATGGCCGCATGGAACCTCGCGAGACTGGCCGAGGCCTTATTGCCGCTTCTGCATGACCAGCAGGAGCAGGCTGTCGAACAGGCCGAGAAGGAGATTGCGGCGTTCACCAAGCTATATCAACGTCACTGGCTTGCGGGAATGCGGGCGAAGCTGGGGCTGTTTAACGAAGAGGCGGAAGATGAGGCCCTGATCGAAGAGCTTCTCGAGCTGATGGAGAAGCATTCGGCCGATTATACGAATACGTTCCGAACCCTGACTTTGGGTGAATCGGAGGAGTCGGGGCTGTTCGGGACCGGCGAATATGCGCAGTGGCATGAGCGGTGGCAGGCGAGACGGGGCAGGCAGGAGGAGACTCCAGACTCCTCCCATCAATTGATGCGGAACAGCAATCCGGCGGTTATCCCGCGCAACCACCGGGTCGAAGAAGCGCTCGAAGCAGCGGTTGAGCAGGGAGACTACAGCGTGATGGAACGGCTGCTGGCGGTACTCGCGAACCCTTACGCATACTCCCCGGAACAGGCTGAATACGCCACTTTGCCGGACCCGTCCTCGTGTCCGTACCGGACCTTTTGCGGCACCTGA
- a CDS encoding ABC transporter permease, giving the protein MMFHSAMRSLIRTPLRTLFTLLSIAVGLAGFYCMTTLTQLVPQSVNQSAKQLLGADIAVRSYLQPTTLNAMQHIIAESDRQALTGAYVSQTMIISSHKTSNIVMKGIDPDVYPFYGEEQFPLLRGLQSDEVLLSRQAADRLQASPGDTVSFVNHNDGSLSSFRVKGLVDGVQESYTDSSFWGMAYISYPKSLELMGLPAGTINEAFIRLHDPGASQDIKEQIQTRIIGSQAIDIEDKKVQASADSKGTLLVMQLFSLLAIAIAGITIFNTMTILVSSRQRDIAIMKSIGMTARRIACYFLLEAAFIGILGTAAGIAAGSLFGVGLTAYIAKMLGLPLAWQFSWQAVVFTCTVGISIALISAWPPIYRSMHVSSLELLQQSSSIPISRKLPFRVKLRLFLIVCLEIGVYLHETLLASSQDAAALKWITAFVLSVIILCVMMLVVMLFTRLYGLFYRLLGLLKHIAPSGWFIPLHNLGSEYKRNALLTVTLSVAVLSVVASQLFTDNLVTSVEHQMEQQLKGNLILSAAVKDGQAVQLALQHTPGIEQYNKSYEMKGVFSRINGEEAVQKFRAAGERGKLSYLDSTDVSIQGIDPSSSDRAYTIKAGRDLEADDDGKLSAVLLEDYAKDVGIAAGDIVEVTLNNHQLRLEIVGFFESGAIKTAGIRIPMSTLEAYGQPTRIIYYVEASARELQNTMAALNQSLPSSAVAYSVNGTVIESLQKTLSTQSTFFSTIALFSFATAILMIGNQAVISLIQKKRDVAIFKTIGWSTGRLLRSILTENLILAFIAGVIGSALGFIFAVLALSLFVKGNIDISLTWCGIGIALSLVSSAVVTLLASLQTFRTKPLHLLRGL; this is encoded by the coding sequence ATGATGTTTCATTCTGCTATGCGAAGTCTTATTAGAACTCCTCTTCGCACTCTCTTTACCCTGCTGTCCATTGCTGTTGGATTGGCTGGTTTTTACTGCATGACAACACTGACTCAACTGGTGCCCCAATCTGTGAATCAATCCGCGAAGCAGTTGCTAGGCGCCGATATCGCCGTGCGATCCTATCTTCAACCGACGACACTGAACGCCATGCAGCATATTATAGCCGAGTCAGATCGCCAAGCGCTCACGGGAGCTTACGTGTCGCAAACAATGATTATTTCCTCCCACAAGACGTCGAACATCGTAATGAAAGGGATCGATCCGGATGTGTACCCGTTTTATGGTGAAGAGCAGTTCCCCCTGCTGCGCGGACTACAGTCGGATGAAGTGCTGCTGTCACGGCAGGCGGCCGACCGTCTCCAGGCAAGTCCTGGCGACACCGTCTCTTTCGTCAATCACAACGACGGTTCCCTAAGCTCCTTTCGCGTCAAAGGGTTGGTGGATGGGGTACAAGAGAGCTATACGGATAGCAGCTTCTGGGGAATGGCTTATATATCATATCCAAAAAGCCTGGAGTTGATGGGCCTGCCCGCAGGGACGATCAACGAAGCGTTCATCCGTCTCCATGATCCGGGCGCTTCACAGGATATCAAGGAACAGATTCAAACGCGAATTATCGGCAGCCAGGCCATAGATATCGAGGACAAAAAAGTGCAGGCGAGCGCCGATTCGAAGGGGACCTTACTCGTTATGCAGCTTTTTTCCCTGCTAGCGATTGCGATTGCGGGCATCACCATTTTCAATACGATGACCATCCTGGTGTCTTCCCGTCAGCGTGACATCGCGATCATGAAATCAATCGGCATGACAGCGCGTCGCATCGCCTGCTACTTTTTGCTTGAAGCAGCCTTTATTGGAATCTTAGGCACCGCAGCGGGAATTGCGGCAGGCAGTCTGTTCGGAGTCGGACTGACCGCGTATATCGCCAAGATGCTCGGACTACCCTTGGCATGGCAGTTCTCTTGGCAGGCTGTTGTCTTTACCTGTACTGTCGGTATCAGTATCGCGCTCATCTCTGCCTGGCCGCCCATTTACAGATCGATGCACGTGTCATCGTTGGAACTGTTGCAGCAATCCAGTTCCATCCCCATCAGCCGCAAGCTTCCTTTCCGGGTGAAGCTGCGCCTGTTTCTCATCGTCTGTCTGGAGATTGGGGTCTACCTTCACGAGACGCTGCTTGCCAGCAGCCAAGATGCGGCAGCGTTGAAATGGATCACCGCCTTTGTCCTGTCGGTAATCATCTTATGCGTCATGATGCTAGTCGTTATGCTGTTCACTCGCTTATACGGACTGTTCTATCGCTTGCTGGGCCTGCTGAAGCATATCGCCCCATCTGGCTGGTTCATCCCGCTTCACAATCTAGGTTCCGAATATAAGCGCAATGCGCTGTTGACGGTTACGTTATCCGTTGCCGTACTGTCAGTGGTGGCGAGTCAGTTGTTTACCGACAATCTCGTTACCTCCGTGGAACATCAAATGGAGCAGCAGTTGAAGGGCAACCTGATTCTCTCCGCTGCGGTCAAGGATGGGCAAGCCGTACAATTGGCCTTGCAGCACACGCCCGGCATTGAGCAGTACAACAAAAGCTATGAGATGAAGGGAGTCTTCTCCCGCATCAATGGAGAAGAGGCCGTCCAGAAATTCCGTGCGGCCGGAGAACGGGGTAAATTATCTTACTTGGATAGCACCGATGTCTCGATTCAAGGCATTGATCCGTCTTCTAGCGACCGTGCCTATACGATCAAGGCAGGCCGTGATCTGGAAGCCGATGACGATGGTAAGCTATCCGCTGTATTGCTGGAGGATTACGCCAAGGATGTGGGCATCGCAGCAGGCGATATCGTGGAAGTAACGCTGAACAACCACCAGCTTCGTCTGGAGATTGTCGGTTTCTTCGAATCCGGTGCGATCAAGACGGCTGGCATCCGTATCCCGATGAGCACGCTGGAAGCGTATGGACAACCGACGCGTATCATCTATTACGTCGAAGCATCAGCCCGAGAGCTCCAGAATACGATGGCGGCGCTCAACCAGTCCTTACCCTCCTCCGCTGTCGCTTATTCTGTGAATGGAACCGTGATCGAAAGCTTGCAGAAGACGCTTAGCACACAAAGCACCTTCTTTTCCACGATTGCATTGTTTTCGTTCGCGACCGCGATTCTGATGATCGGGAACCAGGCAGTTATCTCGCTCATCCAGAAAAAAAGAGATGTCGCCATTTTCAAGACCATCGGATGGTCCACCGGCCGTTTGCTGCGCTCCATCCTGACCGAAAACCTGATACTTGCCTTTATCGCCGGAGTGATCGGCTCTGCGCTTGGCTTCATTTTTGCCGTGCTTGCCTTGAGTCTATTCGTGAAAGGGAATATTGATATCAGCCTTACCTGGTGCGGCATTGGCATTGCGCTATCCCTGGTGTCCTCCGCGGTCGTGACACTGCTCGCTTCCCTCCAAACGTTCCGAACCAAGCCTCTTCATCTGCTGCGTGGATTGTAG